Within Pseudomonadota bacterium, the genomic segment CGCGCCTACCGCGCGATGGGGATCAACCGGCTGCGCGAGACGTACGCCCGCGCCGCAGCGTTCCTCGACGCGCGCCTGCTCCACACCGGGCCGCGGTTCTACGGCCCGAAGATCCCGATCACGGGCGACGGCAGGGCCACGCGGGACGACTCGCCTGGGAGCTGATCCCCGACGCGACGCCGGCCGTCACCATTCTTGCGGTCCGGGCCGGACGGCGATAGTGTATCGGCGCTCGCGAGAAGGGGCTTCGACGCGGCGCCGGGATGACCCGCGCGCCTGGAAGAGAAAGGAACGGTGCCGATGATGGGCATGGGAATGGGTGGTCCTGGTCTCACGGGGATATGGCTGCTGCACTTCGGCATCATCGCGATCCTGGACGCGAAGATGTTCAAGGTCGTGGAGAAGGACGGGAAGCGGCAGATCGGCGCGCTCGTCTGGGGCATCGTCATGCTGTCGCTCGCCGGCATCGCGGCGATCGAGGGGCTCTGGGGGCTCTTCCATTCGTTCATGGGCTTCGGCTACATCGAGTACAACCCGTTCCCCGTCATCGCGGGCCTGTTCGCCAACCTGGCGCAGCTCGGGACGGCGACGTTCGTCATCCTGAGCGGCGTCAAGCGCGTCCGGATGCAGCCGCCGGGCTTCGGCATCCCGAAGATCATCTTCGGCGCGAACGCGATGTTCTTCGGCCTGCTCCTGTTCATCGCGATCATGTCGCAAGGGTACTACTACTTCTGATAGAGGCGCGCCGGCGCCACGGCAGGGGAGTCGCGTCCCCCGAACCGCCGGCTCCCGACCGCGGCAGGCGCCTCGATGCACCAGGTGCGGGATCGGGTGTGAGATCGCCGCGGTTCAGTGACTACGCGGCGCGAACGCGATCCCGGGGCCGCCACGCCGCCTCCCGGCGCGTTGGCAGAGGAATTGCACCCGCGATAGATGCCGTTGGTTTCAGGGCCTCCAGCCCCAGATTGACCTACCCTCGATCGATGTTGGCTGGAGGCCCTCATTTTATTCTTCGTTCGCAGCCGCTTGACCGCCCCGCGTTTCGCCCCTAAGTTTCGTCGCGTCGAAGAGGAGCGACACACAATGGATACCGTTCAGAACGACGCCTTCGTGGCCATCGAATACACGTTGAAGCTCGATTCCGGCGAGATCGTGGACAAGTCCCCGGCGGGCAGGCCGCTCGGGATCGTGGTGGGCAACGGGCAGATCATTCCCGGGCTCGAGCGCGCGCTCCTCGGGCACAAGCTCGGCGAGGCGTTCCAGGCGGACGTCCCCGCGGCCGACGGCTACGGGACGGTCGACGCGGAGATGATCCAGACCATGCCGCGGAAGAACTTCCCGAACGGCGAAGCCCTCGAGGTCGACATGGTGTTCCAGGCGCAGACGCCGCACGGCGCTGTCAGCTTCCGCGTGAAGGAGATCCTCGAGGAGGACGTCGTCGCCGACTTCAACCACCCGCTCGCCGGAGAGGATCTGCACTTCGAGGTCAAGATCGTCGAGGTGCGCGAGGCCACGGAGGCGGATCTGCACGCGGCCCACGGCTGCGACGGCTCGCACAGCTGCTCGGGCTGCCACTGCTGAGGCCCTCCGCCTCGGGCGTGGAATCCTTTCCTTCCCTTGCGCGTCTACCTCTGACAGATTCCGATATCGAGACAGAACCGGGAGGACGTTCATGGGACGACGCAGAGCAGCATTCGCCGCGCTGGCGCTCCTGTCCACGGCCGTGACCGCCGCCGATGCCGCCGAAACGGGCGGCAAGGTCGAGCTGCCGCTGTCGC encodes:
- a CDS encoding peptidylprolyl isomerase, whose protein sequence is MDTVQNDAFVAIEYTLKLDSGEIVDKSPAGRPLGIVVGNGQIIPGLERALLGHKLGEAFQADVPAADGYGTVDAEMIQTMPRKNFPNGEALEVDMVFQAQTPHGAVSFRVKEILEEDVVADFNHPLAGEDLHFEVKIVEVREATEADLHAAHGCDGSHSCSGCHC